The following proteins are encoded in a genomic region of Sesamum indicum cultivar Zhongzhi No. 13 linkage group LG8, S_indicum_v1.0, whole genome shotgun sequence:
- the LOC105168899 gene encoding uncharacterized protein LOC105168899 isoform X2, with the protein MSVFEDFKPMSEWLQDHQSHFLIIHLPGFVKEQIRVSAEGRNVIRARGERPVAGNKWSRFQAAFQVPEDGEMSSIRARFHGQKLTITVPKSSVKKPQEAPDDPQRTTKVDTREQPIPQKGLQGNDPQAAGCASQLATVQGAGDASSERTSIPTLKEDANAVAHDKLTRKNMERSKELLETDCGSSVIDNYKKAVKGVFELNEERQLLVNMGAAVLVVVALGAYVAYKFASKKDKD; encoded by the exons atgtCAGTGTTTGAAGATTTCAAGCCCATGTCTGAATGGCTACAAGaccatcaatctcatttcctCATTATTCATCTTCCTG GTTTTGTGAAGGAGCAAATCAGGGTTTCAGCAGAAGGAAGGAATGTCATTAGGGCTCGTGGGGAACGTCCGGTGGCCGGCAACAAATGGAGCCGCTTCCAGGCGGCTTTTCAGGTACCCGAAGACGGTGAAATGAGCTCGATTCGTGCAAGGTTCCATGGACAAAAGCTCACCATTACGGTTCCAAAAAGTAGTGTTAAGAAACCTCAGGAGGCTCCTGATGATCCTCAAAGAACTACTAAGGTTGATACTCGAGAGCAGCCCATCCCTCAGAAGGGCCTGCAGGGCAATGATCCTCAGGCAGCAGGTTGTGCAAGCCAATTAGCCACAG TGCAAGGGGCGGGCGATGCCTCAAGCGAGAGAACGAGCATTCCAACGCTCAAAGAAGATGCTAATGCAGTAGCACACGATAAGCTAACAAGGAAGAACATGGAGAGAAGTAAAGAATTACTTGAGACGGATTGTGGATCTTCCGTCATTGATAACTATAAGAAAGCAGTAAAGGGGGTTTTTGAGCTGAATGAGGAAAGGCAGTTGCTAGTGAATATGGGGGCAGCTGTGCTTGTTGTTGTGGCGCTAGGTGCTTATGTGGCCTACAAGTTTGCATCAAAGAAAGATAAAGATTAG
- the LOC105168899 gene encoding uncharacterized protein LOC105168899 isoform X1: MSVFEDFKPMSEWLQDHQSHFLIIHLPAGFVKEQIRVSAEGRNVIRARGERPVAGNKWSRFQAAFQVPEDGEMSSIRARFHGQKLTITVPKSSVKKPQEAPDDPQRTTKVDTREQPIPQKGLQGNDPQAAGCASQLATVQGAGDASSERTSIPTLKEDANAVAHDKLTRKNMERSKELLETDCGSSVIDNYKKAVKGVFELNEERQLLVNMGAAVLVVVALGAYVAYKFASKKDKD, translated from the exons atgtCAGTGTTTGAAGATTTCAAGCCCATGTCTGAATGGCTACAAGaccatcaatctcatttcctCATTATTCATCTTCCTG CAGGTTTTGTGAAGGAGCAAATCAGGGTTTCAGCAGAAGGAAGGAATGTCATTAGGGCTCGTGGGGAACGTCCGGTGGCCGGCAACAAATGGAGCCGCTTCCAGGCGGCTTTTCAGGTACCCGAAGACGGTGAAATGAGCTCGATTCGTGCAAGGTTCCATGGACAAAAGCTCACCATTACGGTTCCAAAAAGTAGTGTTAAGAAACCTCAGGAGGCTCCTGATGATCCTCAAAGAACTACTAAGGTTGATACTCGAGAGCAGCCCATCCCTCAGAAGGGCCTGCAGGGCAATGATCCTCAGGCAGCAGGTTGTGCAAGCCAATTAGCCACAG TGCAAGGGGCGGGCGATGCCTCAAGCGAGAGAACGAGCATTCCAACGCTCAAAGAAGATGCTAATGCAGTAGCACACGATAAGCTAACAAGGAAGAACATGGAGAGAAGTAAAGAATTACTTGAGACGGATTGTGGATCTTCCGTCATTGATAACTATAAGAAAGCAGTAAAGGGGGTTTTTGAGCTGAATGAGGAAAGGCAGTTGCTAGTGAATATGGGGGCAGCTGTGCTTGTTGTTGTGGCGCTAGGTGCTTATGTGGCCTACAAGTTTGCATCAAAGAAAGATAAAGATTAG
- the LOC105168900 gene encoding 39S ribosomal protein L45, mitochondrial has protein sequence MAKALAQSRRRVLPFLMPSRLWLEQPLEPTSWLLKLEANSPNITCVRLFSVQASPPAQARQMGALKVSMTSPGFVYEPYSPREPISFWYRWFTRPGWKRTKEDIIMELKSAYAIAKLRKSGYSKQKFYKEAVDLYKEINTQMAIGDKGLLRKSVTENMYSALKNEIKQRERVWSHVYWELMMPIIKMRTLRARLIGVDRNDLNKVFVQLTLEFLSKQKFEAYDSSGSVVAGDKSKEVLVRDIWVFEKSLFHQGAYWRLCGRIKV, from the exons ATGGCGAAAGCTCTGGCACAG TCTCGGCGCCGGGTTCTGCCGTTTCTGATGCCTTCCCGTCTGTGGCTTGAGCAACCCTTGGAGCCTACTTCCTGGCTGCTGAAATTG GAGGCTAATTCACCAAACATCACCTGTGTCAGGTTGTTTAGTGTGCAAGCAAGTCCCCCTGCTCAAGCCCGACAAATG GGGGCTCTTAAAGTCTCAATGACAAGTCCTGGATTTGTGTATGAGCCATATTCACCCCGGGAGCCAATCTCGTTTTGGTATAG ATGGTTTACTAGACCTGGttggaaaagaacaaaagaagatATTATTATGGAG CTAAAAAGTGCTTACGCCATTGCGAAATTGAGAAAATCTGGCTATTCAAAGCAGAAGTTCTATAAAGAAGCTGTTGATTTATACAAAGAG ATAAATACCCAAATGGCCATTGGAGACAAAGGATTATTGAGGAAATCAGTTACAGAGAACATGTATTCT GCCCTCAAGAATGAAATCaagcagagagagagagtttggAGTCATGTTTACTGGGAACTGATGATGCCAATTATTAAAATGCGAACTCTGCGAGCTCGACTG ATTGGTGTAGATCGAAATGACCTCAATAAAGTGTTTGTACAACTCACGCTTGAATTTCTTAGCAAACAg AAGTTTGAGGCATATGACTCAAGTGGATCTGTTGTGGCTGGTGACAAAAGCAAGGAG GTTCTTGTACGCGATATATGGGTTTTCGAGAAATCCCTTTTCCATCAAGGCGCATACTGGCGTCTTTGTGGAAGAATCAAAGTTTAG
- the LOC105168901 gene encoding kinesin-like protein KIN-14S has translation MDDQTLDTLCSEFDQAVTLSGRSNVDACETVETPRQDAAQFGVNSHVVDMSDASNDTQEIQGQTLPIFQKIEDLSNKVQIIRKEHAVLCNEVKGITADSLLGTEAFSALQNISMEHELLKKKYHEECELLKKKYLEECSERKKLYNEVIELKGNIRVFCRCRPLKQDESTSVVEFDSSQENELQVTCSDSSRKLFKFDHVFRPEDNQEAIFAQTLPIVTSVLDGYNVCIFAYGQTGTGKTYTMEGTPENRGVNYRTLDELFRISNERSSIMRYELFVSMLEVYNEKIRDLLVENSNQPVKKLEIKQSAEGTQEVPGLVEARVYGTDEVWGLLSLGSRVRSVGSTNANEQSSRSHCLLRVTVMGENLVSGQRTRSQLWLVDLAGSERVGRIEVDGDRLKESQFINKSLSALGDVISALASKTSHVPYRNSKLTHILQSSLGGDCKTLMFVQISPNVADLGETLCSLNFASRVRGVEHGPARRQTDHTELLKYKQLAEKAKQDEKETKKLQESLQSLQLRLAAREHICRNLQEKVRDLENQLAEERKARLKQENRVLASISTQSALPTSNQAQRTSTDRKPPLAPSKLRLPLRRITNFAPIPSPVPANQTRMSVLPVVDEDKENISSTLKKDTKARPTLKPRRGSIAVRPNPPASSQVLQPKRRASIATIGPESNTNLATPLRSSIRSRNDRAVGRQSFVWDPQRVWRTSRVSSPLPQSRELSSATIEATPVGQRSSKFKVSPPSQAGSWRPKHPTVVALHKKHLVWSPLKMRGVKSNNWKS, from the exons ATGGATG ATCAAACTCTAGATACACTGTGTTCGGAATTCGATCAGGCTGTGACTCTTTCCGGTCGGAGTAATG TTGATGCATGTGAAACGGTAGAGACACCGAGACAAGACGCGG CACAATTTGGAGTAAATAGTCATGTAGTGGATATGAGTGATGCCTCTAATGACACCCAAGAAATTCAGGGGCAGACTCTTCcaatatttcagaaaattgaaGATCTCAGCAACAAAGTACAG ATTATTAGGAAGGAACATGCAGTTTTGTGCAATGAAGTAAAGGGCATAACTGCTGATTCTTTACTTGGCACCGAAGCTTTCTCTGCTCTTCAGAATATTA gCATGGAACATgaacttttgaaaaagaagTACCATGAAGAGTGTGAATTACTGAAAAAGAAGTATCTTGAAGAATGCTCAGAAAGAAAGAAGCTTTACAATGAGGTGATTGAACTCAAAGGAAATATTAGAGTCTTTTGTCGGTGTAGGCCACTGAAACAAGATGAAAGCACTTCAGTCGTCGAGTTTGACTCATCTCAGGAAAACGAGCTACAGGTCACTTGCTCTGATTCTTCCAGGAAGCTATTCAAGTTTGATCATGTATTCAGACCAGAGGACAACCAAG AGGCTATCTTTGCGCAAACTCTGCCTATAGTGACCTCTGTCTTGGATGGCTACAACGTCTGCATATTTGCCTACGGACAGACAGGTACAGGCAAGACATACACAATGGAAGGAACACCAGAAAATAGGGGGGTAAACTACAGGACGTTGGATGAGCTTTTTAGAATATCCAATGAGAGGAGCAGCATTATGAGATACGAATTATTTGTAAGCATGTTAGAGGTTTACAATGAAAAGATAAGGGATCTCCTGGTTGAGAACTCGAACCAACCAGTGAAGAA GTTGGAGATAAAGCAGTCAGCTGAGGGTACACAGGAAGTCCCTGGACTTGTTGAGGCTCGTGTTTATGGTACAGATGAGGTGTGGGGCCTACTCTCATTAGGAAGTCGAGTAAGATCTGTTGGATCAACCAATGCTAATGAGCAAAGTAGCCGTTCTCACTG CTTGTTGCGTGTGACTGTCATGGGAGAGAATTTAGTAAGTGGGCAAAGGACAAGAAGCCAATTGTGGCTGGTTGATCTGGCTGGAAGCGAGCGCGTCGGTAGGATTGAAGTTGATGGTGATAGGTTGAAGGAATCCCAGTTCATAAATAAGTCCTTATCAGCGCTGGGGGATGTTATCTCTGCTCTTGCCTCCAAAACATCTCATGTTCCATACAG GAATTCAAAACTCACACATATTCTGCAAAGTTCTCTAG GAGGAGATTGTAAGACTTTGATGTTTGTTCAAATTAGCCCAAATGTGGCCGACTTAGGAGAAACCCTTTGTTCCTTGAATTTCGCAAGCCGCGTTCGAGGTGTTGAACATGGGCCTGCTCGGAGACAGACAGATCACACTGAGCTGTTAAAATACAAGCAGCTT GCagaaaaagcaaaacaagATGAGAAGGAAACCAAAAAGTTGCAGGAAAGTTTGCAGTCTTTGCAATTAAGGCTAGCTGCTAGAGAACACATTTGCAGAAATCTTCAAGAAAAG GTCAGAGATCTTGAAAACCAATTAGCAGAGGAAAGGAAAGCAAGATTGAAACAGGAAAACAGAGTGTTGGCCTCAATTTCTACTCAGTCAGCTTTACCAACGTCAAACCAAGCACAGAGGACCTCAACAGATAGAAAGCCACCCCTTGCTCCATCAAAATTGAGGTTACCGCTAAGAAGAATTACGAATTTTGCACCCATCCCATCTCCTGTTCCAGCAAACCAAACTAGGATGTCTGTTCTACCAGTTGTGGATGAAGATAAAGAGAATATATCGAGTACACTAAAGAAAGACACCAAGGCAAGGCCGACTTTGAAACCAAGACGAGGCTCAATTGCTGTAAGACCAAATCCTCCTGCATCAAGTCAGGTCCTTCAACCCAAACGAAGGGCTTCCATTGCAACTATTGGCCCAGAATCCAATACAAACTTGGCAACTCCACTTCGCAGCTCTATTAGATCAAGGAATGACCGTGCGGTGGGCCGACAGTCTTTTGTGTGGGATCCACAAAGAGTATGGAGAACATCAAGAGTATCCTCCCCATTGCCACAGTCGAGGGAGCTGTCAAGTGCAACAATAGAGGCAACGCCTGTTGGCCAAAGGAGTAGTAAATTTAAAGTAAGTCCTCCTTCACAGGCAGGTTCATGGAGGCCCAAGCATCCAACGGTCGTAGCACTACACAAGAAACACTTGGTCTGGAGTCCTCTGAAGATGAGAGGCGTGAAAAGTAACAACTGGAAGTCATAA